A single window of Dehalococcoidales bacterium DNA harbors:
- a CDS encoding radical SAM protein, which yields MEDTAKRKATGLVAPDLKLVAWEITRRCNLFCAHCRAAAMDEEYTGELSTQECFRLVDQISEVAKPILILTGGEPLMREDIYDIGRYANSKGFRVVVGTNGTLINVKTAQCIKEIPVSRISISIDFPTADLQDEFRGKKGSFDEALEGIQNAHNAGIEVQINSTITRLNSKYLPQLVDMALELKVAAFHPFLLVPTGRGKGLAEQELAPAEYEDVLRWICKKQKELGNRLFFKPTDAPHYQRIMRECGICSTSAHSHPRGFPSSQRGFNSNTRGCMAGTGFCFISHVGQVQGCGYFDVSAGNIREQNFAKVWNDSPLFNELRNIENLKGKCGICEFKRLCGGCRARAYEATGDYLEAEPYCIYQPGSLKKSVG from the coding sequence TTGGAAGACACGGCAAAACGCAAAGCCACAGGCCTGGTTGCGCCTGATTTGAAGCTGGTAGCCTGGGAGATAACACGCCGCTGCAACCTATTCTGTGCTCATTGCCGGGCTGCAGCCATGGATGAAGAATACACTGGTGAATTATCAACCCAGGAATGTTTCAGGCTTGTTGACCAAATATCTGAAGTTGCAAAACCCATACTGATTCTCACCGGCGGCGAACCTCTGATGAGGGAAGATATCTATGATATCGGCAGGTACGCCAATTCAAAGGGATTCCGGGTGGTCGTTGGAACCAACGGAACCCTGATAAACGTCAAGACCGCGCAGTGCATAAAAGAGATACCAGTTTCTCGCATAAGTATAAGTATTGATTTCCCTACTGCAGATTTGCAGGACGAGTTTCGTGGCAAAAAAGGTTCTTTTGATGAAGCCCTGGAAGGGATTCAAAACGCCCACAACGCAGGTATAGAAGTGCAGATAAATAGTACGATTACACGCCTTAATTCCAAATACCTACCCCAACTGGTTGATATGGCTCTTGAGCTTAAAGTTGCTGCTTTCCACCCCTTCCTGTTGGTCCCTACCGGGCGCGGCAAAGGGCTTGCCGAGCAGGAACTCGCTCCGGCAGAATACGAAGATGTCCTGCGCTGGATCTGTAAAAAACAAAAGGAGTTGGGGAACCGGCTGTTTTTTAAACCGACCGATGCACCTCATTACCAGCGAATAATGCGCGAATGCGGAATTTGTTCGACCAGTGCGCACAGCCACCCGAGAGGATTTCCCTCATCACAAAGGGGGTTTAATAGCAACACCCGGGGATGCATGGCCGGAACAGGTTTTTGTTTTATTTCTCATGTTGGACAAGTACAAGGCTGCGGCTACTTTGATGTATCCGCGGGCAACATACGTGAGCAAAACTTCGCCAAGGTATGGAACGATTCGCCTTTGTTTAACGAGCTGCGAAACATCGAAAATCTCAAGGGAAAATGCGGCATCTGTGAGTTTAAGAGATTGTGTGGAGGTTGTCGTGCCCGCGCCTATGAAGCAACCGGAGATTACCTCGAAGCTGAACCTTATTGCATCTATCAGCCAGGCAGCTTAAAAAAATCGGTCGGATAA